ACGGACAGGCCCGATCGCCCGGCTGTCCATGCTGTTGTTGCGATTGTCGCCCATGACGTAGATATGGCCCTCAGGCACCGTGACCGGCCCGAAGTCTTCCGTCAGGGTGACGCCCGACGCGGCGGCTTTCAGCTTGTTCGCCGTGAGATAAGGCTCGTCGACCGGCTTTCCGTTTACGTACAGCTGATCGTCTTTTGCTTCGACGGTGTCGCCGGCTTTTGCGACCACGCGCTTGATCCAGTTTTCTCCCGTGGCATCGGGATGGATGATGACAATATCGCCCACTTGAGGATCTTTGAGATAAAAAATCGCCTTATTGACAATGACACGCTCCCGGTCGTGCAGCGTCGTCTCCATCGAACGTCCTTGCACGACGTAGGGGGCCATGACGAATACGTAGACAAAAGCAGTAAGACCGCCAATCAGAACAAATGATTTGATCCAGTCGAGCAATTCTGTCTTCCATTTGCTAGCGCGTTGAATTTGTTCCATATGCAATCTCCCATGTTTGAGTTTCTCCGTCAGGCAAGCAGGCGGCTGTGCAGCCGGTCCGCTATCTCATGGCAAATAGACGGATGCCTTTTATTATACATGCTTTCGGAGAGGAGAAGAAGGCAGAATCATGGAAAACTGTGGGAAACGGGACGCGCGGGCGTTCACATATTCGTCACGGATAGGACTATTGCCATGTTTACCATGATGAGGTAAGATGACATTGCAAAATAGTTTTACAGTAAAAATATTAAATAATAAATGCATTGTCCGGATCCCATTTCCGTCCCCCTTCTCAGAAAAATGTCCTGTCAAAGATTGTAAATACGAGAAGGAACCTTGAATGGCGCCTTCATAACCGATATATTTTTCGTATAAAAGTATTTACTTTCTGAAAAAGGGTGATGATGTGAGCGATATCTCTCGCGCAGTTCAGATCGAGGAATTGGATCAGGCTTTTGTCGACATGGCCCGCTATTTCATTAGCCACTGGCTGCTGGAAGAAGACGAGATGATCAGTCCGAAACAGTTTATTCTGCTGCGTGTTCTCTACGACAAAGAGAAAAGCACTGTTTCCGATCTGGCCACGATGCTCAGACAATCAAACAGCGCGACGACGATCGCCCTGAACCGACTGGTGAAGGCCGGGTATGTCAATCGCGTCCGCGATGAGCAAGACCGCCGGGTGGTTTGGGTCACTGTATCAGACAAAGCCATTCCTTTGATCGAACGTCTGCTGTGCAAGCGAAGAGACCTGATGACGAGGCTGCTGAAGAGTTTAACCGACGAGGAAGTCGTGCAATTCACGACGTACTTGCGAAAAATGAAGCAGGGCCTTCAGGAGTAGCCGGCTGCCCTCAAAATGGACAACGGCTGCAGATACATAGCGGCGAGAAGATAGATCCCGGACAGCGCAAACAGACGAGGAGTGTAGGAAGATGAAAAAGATGACGACTCTGATGCTCGGAACCATGGTTTTGGGCGCGACGCTGTTTACCAACGCTGCTTTTGCCAATGAATCCGCACAACCAGCGCAGCACGGCTGGATCGCCATGCCGCAAGAAGAACAAAGCGTGATCATCAGCAATAAATCCAATGAGCCGGCAGCGCCCAGAGGTTGGGTGAATCCCGCTCTCGAAAGCCAAAGTATCGTCATCAGCGGAAAAAGCGCTGCGAACGCGACGCCGAGCGGCTGGATTGCGATGCCGCTGGAAGAGCAAACGATCACGCTGACGCCCGCACAGCAAGCTGCTGCAGGGAGCGCAGGCTGGATTCAAATGCCAAAAGAAGAGGAGACCATCATTTTAAACTCCGCTTCTGCTGATCCTGCGATTGCCCACAAGGGGTGGATTGCCGCTCCGGCAGAGAAGCAGTCCATCGTGATCACATCCAAAGGTACGGACATGGGAAAACAATCTGCCTGGGTATGGTCCGTACCATCCTCTGACAGTGACAAGTAAATGAAAGCGAAAGAAGACAGCTGCCTCCACGCGGAAGCAGCTGTCTTTTGTTTGGGATGGCGGTCTTACGCTTTCTAATAAAATTATTTTTATTGACTTAGTAAGATTGATCGGGAAAAATAGAATGTGGAGTCAGAAAATTAAAAAAGAGGTGGAAATCATATGAAAGATCCACGCTTAGAGGAACTGGCGCGCAATCTCGTTACCTACTCGGTCCGGGTGCAGCCTGGCGAGAATGTTCTTATTCATGCGATTGGCCATACGCCTGAACTGGTAGAGGCCCTTGTGCGGGAGATCTATCGAGCCAAGGGGAATCCCTTTGTCCAACTGATCGATCCCCGCATCAAAAGAGAGCTGGCCATGCAGTGCACAGAGGAGCAGCTCATGCTGATGGCCGAGAGTGAGACCGCTCTGATGCGAAAGATGGATGCCTATATCGGCATTCGCGCAGCCGACAACATCAATGAGCTGGCAGATGTGCCCGCGGACCGCATGAGCATGTTTTCCCGCTTGTACGAAAGGCCGGTCCTCAATGTGCGGGTCCCGGAAACGAAGTGGGTCGTGCTCCGCTATCCGAATCCGTCGATGGCCCAGTTGGCCAATATGAGCACAGACGCGTTTGAGCAGTTCTATTTCCGGGTGTGCAATCTCGATTACAGCAAAATGAACGAGGCCATGGACAGTCTGGTCGAGCTGATGAATCGAACCGACCGCGTGCGGATCGTCGGACCTGGCACAGACCTCAGCTTCTCCATCAAGGATATCCCGGCAGTCAAATGCGCCGGCCTGCGCAACATCCCCGATGGGGAGGTGTACACCGCACCGGTCAGAGATTCGGTTCAAGGGGTTATCACCCACAACGCTCCCACTCCGTACAACGGCTTTACATTCGAACAGGTATGCCTGCATT
This sequence is a window from Brevibacillus composti. Protein-coding genes within it:
- the lepB gene encoding signal peptidase I, translating into MEQIQRASKWKTELLDWIKSFVLIGGLTAFVYVFVMAPYVVQGRSMETTLHDRERVIVNKAIFYLKDPQVGDIVIIHPDATGENWIKRVVAKAGDTVEAKDDQLYVNGKPVDEPYLTANKLKAAASGVTLTEDFGPVTVPEGHIYVMGDNRNNSMDSRAIGPVRLDHVVGRAELVYWPLGSIRLPK
- a CDS encoding MarR family winged helix-turn-helix transcriptional regulator is translated as MSDISRAVQIEELDQAFVDMARYFISHWLLEEDEMISPKQFILLRVLYDKEKSTVSDLATMLRQSNSATTIALNRLVKAGYVNRVRDEQDRRVVWVTVSDKAIPLIERLLCKRRDLMTRLLKSLTDEEVVQFTTYLRKMKQGLQE
- a CDS encoding aminopeptidase; protein product: MKDPRLEELARNLVTYSVRVQPGENVLIHAIGHTPELVEALVREIYRAKGNPFVQLIDPRIKRELAMQCTEEQLMLMAESETALMRKMDAYIGIRAADNINELADVPADRMSMFSRLYERPVLNVRVPETKWVVLRYPNPSMAQLANMSTDAFEQFYFRVCNLDYSKMNEAMDSLVELMNRTDRVRIVGPGTDLSFSIKDIPAVKCAGLRNIPDGEVYTAPVRDSVQGVITHNAPTPYNGFTFEQVCLHFEQGRIVKATANDTERLNAILDTDEGARYIGEFAIGVNPYIQNPMKDILFDEKIDGSFHFTPGQCYKEAYNGNQSSVHWDMVSIQRPEWGGGEIWFDDVLIRKDGRFVLPELTCLNPENLGS